The following proteins come from a genomic window of Streptomyces sp. Sge12:
- a CDS encoding TetR/AcrR family transcriptional regulator — protein sequence MARMPSAERRRQLTEAAIRAMTRDGVAATTTRSICAEAGVSLSVFHYCFDSKQALLESVIAAITDHSVTLVREAIRPRATLRETVRAGFQAYWDHVSDRPGEHMLTYELTQYALRRPGFEHLAQRQYERYCDTYTELIEDLRRHMALELRVPVIVLARYLAAMTDGLTLNHLVLGDDRISADILDMITDHVTGLIDEGPDPAMA from the coding sequence ATGGCACGGATGCCCTCGGCCGAGCGGCGCAGACAGCTGACCGAGGCCGCGATCCGCGCCATGACCCGCGACGGCGTCGCCGCGACGACGACCAGGTCGATCTGCGCCGAGGCCGGGGTGTCCCTGAGCGTCTTCCACTACTGCTTCGACTCCAAGCAGGCCCTGCTCGAATCCGTCATCGCGGCGATCACCGATCACAGCGTCACGCTGGTGCGCGAGGCGATCCGGCCGAGGGCCACCCTCCGGGAGACCGTCCGGGCGGGCTTCCAGGCGTACTGGGACCACGTGTCCGACCGCCCCGGCGAGCACATGCTCACGTACGAACTCACCCAGTACGCCCTGCGGCGGCCGGGCTTCGAGCACCTGGCGCAACGGCAGTACGAGCGGTACTGCGACACCTACACCGAGCTGATCGAAGACCTCCGCCGGCACATGGCCCTCGAACTCCGCGTACCCGTGATCGTGCTGGCCCGCTATCTGGCCGCCATGACCGACGGACTGACGCTGAACCACCTCGTCCTCGGCGACGACAGGATCTCGGCGGACATCCTCGACATGATCACCGACCACGTCACGGGCCTCATCGACGAGGGACCAGATCCAGCCATGGCGTGA
- a CDS encoding galactose-binding domain-containing protein: MTISRHTHHRRRPLAVLSLLLAVVAMVLGPVPSSAADPGWWNPVARPAPDSDINVTGEPFKGTDAQGRVRGFVDAHDHLMSNEGFGGRLICGKPFSEAGVADALKDCPEHYPDGTLAIFDFITKGGDGKHDPNGWPTFKDWPAHDSLTHQQNYYAWVERAWRGGQRVLVNDLVTNGVICSVYFFKDRGCDEMTAIRLEAQKTYDMQAYIDKMYGGPGKGWFRIVTDSAQARDVIQQGKLAVVLGVETSEPFGCKQILDISQCSKQDIDRGLDELYRLGVRSMFLCHKFDNALCGVRFDEGALGTAINVGQFLSTGTFWKTEKCTGPQHDNPIGLAAAAPAVQSKLPAGVAVPSYAADAQCNTRGLTELGEYAVRGMMKRKMMLEVDHMSVKAAGRAFDILESESYPGVISSHSWMDMDWTERVYKLGGFIASYMSGAEGFSAEAKRTDALRDKYNVGYGYGTDMNGVGGWPGPRGADTPNPVRYPFRSTDGGSVIDRQTTGSRTWDLNTDGASHYGLVPDWIEDIRLVGGQGVVDDLFKGAESYLTTWGNSEKHKSGVNLAAGTPASASSAEWWNPFVNFSPGRAVDGDSGTRWASEWNDNQWLRIDLGSANRVGRITLDWEAAYGKAYRIEVSTDDTNWQTVWSTTASDGGLDTARFAGVPARYVRVQGLQRATQWGYSLHEVGVYSG; this comes from the coding sequence ATGACCATTTCTCGACACACGCACCACAGGCGTAGGCCCCTGGCGGTCCTGTCATTGCTCCTCGCCGTGGTGGCCATGGTGCTCGGCCCCGTACCCAGTTCCGCCGCCGATCCCGGCTGGTGGAACCCGGTCGCGCGGCCCGCACCCGACTCCGACATCAACGTCACGGGCGAGCCCTTCAAAGGGACCGACGCCCAGGGACGGGTCCGGGGCTTCGTCGACGCGCACGACCACCTGATGTCCAACGAGGGCTTCGGCGGCCGCCTCATCTGCGGCAAGCCGTTCTCCGAGGCGGGGGTGGCCGACGCGCTCAAGGACTGCCCCGAGCACTACCCCGACGGCACGCTCGCCATCTTCGACTTCATCACCAAGGGCGGCGACGGCAAGCACGACCCGAACGGCTGGCCCACCTTCAAGGACTGGCCCGCCCACGACTCGCTGACCCACCAGCAGAACTACTACGCCTGGGTCGAGCGGGCCTGGCGCGGCGGCCAGCGGGTGCTCGTGAACGACCTCGTCACCAACGGGGTCATCTGCTCGGTCTACTTCTTCAAGGACCGCGGCTGCGACGAGATGACCGCCATCCGGCTCGAAGCGCAGAAGACGTACGACATGCAGGCCTACATCGACAAGATGTACGGCGGCCCGGGCAAGGGCTGGTTCCGGATCGTCACCGACTCCGCGCAGGCCCGCGACGTCATCCAGCAGGGCAAGCTGGCCGTGGTCCTCGGGGTCGAGACCTCCGAGCCCTTCGGCTGCAAGCAGATCCTCGACATCTCGCAGTGCAGCAAGCAGGACATCGACCGCGGCCTCGACGAGCTGTACCGCCTCGGCGTGCGCAGCATGTTCCTGTGCCACAAGTTCGACAACGCCCTGTGCGGGGTGCGCTTCGACGAGGGCGCCCTCGGTACGGCCATCAACGTGGGCCAGTTCCTGTCGACCGGGACCTTCTGGAAGACGGAGAAGTGCACCGGCCCGCAGCACGACAACCCCATCGGGCTGGCCGCGGCCGCGCCCGCGGTGCAGAGCAAGCTCCCCGCGGGGGTGGCGGTCCCGTCCTACGCCGCCGACGCCCAGTGCAACACGCGCGGGCTCACGGAACTCGGTGAGTACGCGGTGCGCGGCATGATGAAACGCAAGATGATGCTCGAGGTCGACCACATGAGCGTGAAGGCCGCGGGCCGGGCCTTCGACATCCTGGAGTCCGAGTCCTACCCGGGGGTCATCTCCTCGCACAGCTGGATGGACATGGACTGGACCGAGCGGGTCTACAAGCTCGGCGGTTTCATCGCCTCGTACATGAGCGGGGCCGAGGGCTTCAGCGCCGAGGCGAAGCGGACGGACGCGCTGCGCGACAAGTACAACGTCGGCTACGGGTACGGCACCGACATGAACGGCGTCGGCGGCTGGCCCGGACCGCGCGGGGCCGACACCCCCAACCCGGTGCGCTACCCGTTCCGCAGCACCGACGGCGGCTCGGTCATCGACCGGCAGACCACCGGCTCGCGCACCTGGGACCTCAACACCGACGGTGCCTCGCACTACGGTCTGGTGCCCGACTGGATCGAGGACATCCGCCTCGTCGGCGGCCAGGGCGTGGTGGACGACCTCTTCAAGGGCGCCGAGTCCTACCTGACCACCTGGGGGAACTCCGAGAAGCACAAGTCCGGCGTGAACCTCGCCGCGGGCACCCCGGCCTCGGCGTCGAGCGCGGAGTGGTGGAACCCCTTCGTGAACTTCTCCCCGGGCCGGGCCGTGGACGGGGACTCGGGGACCCGCTGGGCGAGCGAGTGGAACGACAACCAGTGGCTGCGCATCGACCTCGGGTCCGCGAACCGGGTGGGGCGCATCACGCTCGACTGGGAGGCCGCGTACGGCAAGGCGTACCGCATCGAGGTCTCCACGGACGACACCAACTGGCAGACCGTCTGGTCCACCACCGCCAGTGACGGCGGCCTGGACACGGCCCGCTTCGCCGGGGTGCCGGCGCGCTACGTCCGCGTCCAGGGACTCCAGCGGGCCACCCAGTGGGGGTACTCACTCCACGAGGTCGGCGTCTACAGCGGCTGA
- a CDS encoding serine hydrolase domain-containing protein has translation MNRRLALGAALLGVMAAVAPATTAHAAPTTPDLEALSQALRNTTAAGAPGAMARFSGPDGVSVRTEGVRDKATGSAMDPQARFRIGSVSKTFTSVVLLQLVDEGKVDLDTAVNRYLPGLLPDDRITVRHLLSHRSGLSDYTNAMFEHTVPGFEAVRNRVFSYQELVNLSLAEPRTNEPGAAYAYSNTNFVVLGMLIEKATGHGVAKEYERRIFKPLKLRNTSYVHPGTQIRGLHAHGYLHPDEAGAPLVDSTEQTVSWAQSAGAVISNPADLNTFTSALLGGRLLPARLLDAMLTATPTDATNTRFYGLGLRRYDLSCGTSVYGHTGTVQGFYTYAFSTRDGRRSLAAMANTSNRGQANTALGGTLEAAFCGKPAAKATARGFGIAPAEMDLPERNAR, from the coding sequence ATGAACCGACGCCTGGCCCTCGGCGCAGCCCTGCTGGGGGTGATGGCCGCCGTGGCTCCGGCGACCACCGCCCACGCCGCCCCGACCACCCCGGACCTCGAAGCGCTGTCGCAGGCGCTGCGGAACACGACCGCCGCCGGAGCGCCGGGCGCCATGGCCCGTTTCAGCGGTCCCGACGGGGTCAGCGTCCGGACGGAGGGGGTGCGCGACAAGGCCACGGGGTCGGCGATGGACCCGCAGGCCCGCTTCCGGATCGGGAGCGTCTCCAAGACCTTCACCTCCGTCGTCCTGCTGCAGCTGGTGGACGAGGGCAAGGTCGATCTGGACACCGCCGTGAACCGGTACCTGCCCGGACTGCTGCCCGACGACCGGATCACGGTGCGCCACCTGCTGAGCCACCGCAGCGGCCTGTCGGACTACACCAATGCCATGTTCGAGCACACCGTGCCGGGCTTCGAGGCCGTGCGCAACCGGGTGTTCAGCTACCAGGAGCTGGTGAACCTCTCGCTCGCCGAACCGCGGACGAACGAGCCCGGCGCCGCGTACGCGTACTCGAACACCAACTTCGTCGTCCTCGGCATGCTCATCGAGAAGGCCACCGGCCACGGCGTGGCCAAGGAGTACGAGCGGCGCATCTTCAAGCCGCTGAAGCTGCGCAACACCTCCTACGTGCACCCCGGAACGCAGATCAGGGGGCTGCACGCGCACGGCTACCTCCACCCCGACGAGGCGGGCGCCCCGCTCGTCGACTCCACCGAGCAGACGGTGTCGTGGGCCCAGTCCGCGGGAGCGGTGATCTCCAACCCCGCCGACCTGAACACCTTCACCTCCGCGCTGCTCGGCGGCCGGCTGCTGCCCGCGCGCCTGCTGGACGCCATGCTCACCGCGACCCCGACCGATGCCACGAACACCCGCTTCTACGGGCTCGGCCTGCGCCGCTACGACCTCTCCTGCGGCACCTCGGTCTACGGGCACACGGGCACCGTGCAGGGTTTCTACACCTACGCCTTCTCCACCCGCGACGGACGCCGCAGCCTCGCCGCGATGGCGAACACCTCGAACCGGGGACAGGCCAACACGGCCCTCGGCGGCACCCTCGAAGCCGCGTTCTGCGGCAAGCCGGCCGCGAAGGCCACGGCGCGCGGCTTCGGCATCGCCCCGGCCGAGATGGACCTGCCGGAACGCAACGCGCGCTGA
- a CDS encoding helix-turn-helix transcriptional regulator, producing the protein MTSSDLGDFLRARRAHLRPGDVGLASYGRRRVAGLRREEVAVLAGMNSDYYARLEQGRERGPSPQVLDAISAALRMDEAAREHLFRLAGTAPGGDRPQPREAVAASLRQLLDGYTSTPAFVLSPATDLLAANALADALFSPFAQRDNLARMTFLDPAARRFFVHPDRAAEAVVAGLRHATGLDPHYPRLRDLVRELGSASADFAALWSAHTVRGKTYEAKELDHPDAGRLSLTFQSFDVRGAPGQQLVVYHAEPDSPSARALARLTPATSPPMR; encoded by the coding sequence GTGACCAGCAGCGATCTCGGAGACTTCCTGCGCGCCCGGCGCGCGCACCTGCGGCCCGGCGACGTGGGACTCGCCTCCTACGGACGCCGCCGCGTGGCAGGGCTGCGCCGCGAGGAGGTCGCCGTCCTGGCCGGAATGAACAGCGACTACTACGCCCGGCTGGAACAGGGGCGCGAGCGCGGCCCCTCCCCGCAGGTCCTCGACGCGATCAGCGCCGCCCTGCGCATGGACGAGGCCGCGCGGGAACACCTGTTCAGGCTGGCGGGCACCGCGCCCGGCGGTGACCGGCCGCAGCCACGGGAGGCGGTCGCGGCCTCCCTGCGGCAGCTGCTGGACGGGTACACGAGCACCCCGGCGTTCGTCCTCAGCCCCGCCACCGACCTCTTGGCGGCCAATGCCCTGGCCGACGCGCTCTTCTCCCCGTTCGCGCAGCGGGACAACCTCGCCCGGATGACCTTCCTCGACCCCGCGGCCCGACGGTTCTTCGTGCACCCCGACCGTGCGGCCGAGGCGGTGGTGGCGGGTCTGCGCCACGCGACCGGCCTCGACCCGCACTACCCGCGGCTGCGCGACCTGGTCCGTGAACTCGGCTCGGCCAGCGCGGACTTCGCCGCCCTGTGGTCCGCGCACACCGTCCGGGGCAAGACCTACGAGGCCAAGGAACTCGACCACCCCGACGCCGGCCGGCTCTCGCTCACCTTCCAGTCCTTCGACGTGCGCGGGGCGCCGGGCCAGCAACTGGTGGTCTACCACGCCGAACCGGACAGCCCGAGCGCCCGGGCCCTCGCCCGGCTCACGCCGGCGACCTCACCGCCCATGCGGTGA
- a CDS encoding monooxygenase has product MDTDVIVVGSGPTGLLLACELALAGVRTLVVERRTEPQQDSRALTLHPRSLELMDLRGLAPRFLGLGRTLPGWHFAALETPLDFAALDSRLAHTLFLAQARTEELLAQRAQELGVEIRRGHTLTGLRQGEDGVEAEVRGPQDGPGGRPGHGPAGTPRTLRAAYLVGCDGGRSTVREAAGIDFPGTDETLTGVLGDFATVTAGPEALAAARGAGVLAVPLEGGLTRFVYIDPERMRTPAQVPVTLEEFRSALVRLCGSDFGVDRPSWLSRFGNATRLAAAYRSGRVLLAGDAAHIHFPAAGQGLNTGLQDAMNLGWKLAAEVRGWAPPGLLDTYHAERHPVGRAVTDNTEVQTLLAELPLVDRYRRPAAALRGLFEELLRMPEVNRRFAEQVSALGTAYPATAPGADPLVGRRMPDIALSAAGSDATRVYELLHRGGFVLLRLAGARDPNPEPYEAPARHPHISAVTAHAYEEHPELDGVREVLVRPDGHIAWATRSADAGLRRTGRDAALTAWAVRSPA; this is encoded by the coding sequence ATGGATACCGACGTGATCGTCGTGGGCTCGGGACCGACCGGGCTGCTGCTCGCCTGCGAGCTGGCCCTGGCCGGCGTACGGACCCTGGTCGTCGAGCGGCGCACCGAGCCCCAGCAGGACTCCCGGGCCCTGACCCTGCATCCGCGCAGCCTCGAACTGATGGACCTGCGCGGTCTCGCACCGCGCTTCCTCGGGCTCGGCCGGACGCTGCCCGGCTGGCACTTCGCCGCCCTGGAGACCCCGCTGGACTTCGCCGCACTGGACAGCCGTCTGGCGCACACGCTGTTCCTCGCCCAGGCCCGTACCGAGGAGCTGCTGGCACAGCGGGCGCAGGAGCTGGGCGTGGAGATACGCCGCGGCCACACGCTCACCGGGCTGCGGCAGGGCGAGGACGGGGTGGAGGCAGAGGTGCGCGGACCTCAGGACGGGCCGGGCGGCCGGCCGGGCCACGGGCCGGCCGGAACCCCGCGGACCCTTCGCGCCGCGTACCTGGTGGGATGCGACGGCGGGCGCAGCACCGTCCGGGAGGCGGCCGGGATCGACTTCCCCGGCACCGACGAGACCCTGACCGGCGTACTCGGGGATTTCGCCACCGTCACCGCCGGTCCCGAGGCCCTGGCCGCCGCCCGCGGCGCGGGCGTGCTCGCCGTCCCGCTGGAGGGCGGACTCACCCGCTTCGTGTACATCGACCCGGAGCGGATGCGGACACCGGCTCAGGTACCGGTGACCCTGGAGGAGTTCCGCAGCGCGCTGGTCCGGCTCTGCGGCTCGGACTTCGGGGTGGACCGGCCCAGCTGGCTCTCGCGCTTCGGCAATGCCACCCGGCTGGCGGCCGCCTACCGCTCCGGCCGTGTCCTACTGGCCGGCGACGCCGCCCACATCCACTTCCCCGCCGCGGGCCAGGGCCTCAACACCGGGCTCCAGGACGCCATGAACCTCGGCTGGAAACTGGCCGCGGAGGTGAGGGGCTGGGCCCCGCCCGGCCTCCTCGACACCTACCACGCCGAGCGCCACCCCGTCGGCCGGGCCGTCACCGACAACACCGAGGTGCAGACGCTGCTGGCGGAGCTGCCGCTCGTGGACCGCTACCGGCGGCCGGCCGCCGCCCTGCGCGGGCTCTTCGAGGAACTGCTGCGGATGCCCGAGGTCAACCGCCGGTTCGCCGAACAGGTCTCCGCGCTCGGCACCGCCTACCCGGCCACCGCCCCCGGCGCCGATCCCCTGGTCGGCCGCAGGATGCCCGACATCGCCCTGAGCGCGGCCGGTTCGGACGCGACACGGGTGTACGAGCTCCTGCACCGGGGCGGCTTCGTCCTGCTCCGCCTCGCCGGTGCGCGGGACCCGAACCCGGAGCCGTACGAGGCCCCCGCCCGGCACCCGCACATCAGTGCCGTCACCGCCCACGCGTACGAGGAGCACCCGGAGCTCGACGGGGTGCGCGAGGTCCTGGTCCGCCCCGACGGGCACATCGCCTGGGCCACCCGCAGCGCCGACGCCGGCCTGCGGCGCACCGGGCGCGACGCGGCGCTCACCGCATGGGCGGTGAGGTCGCCGGCGTGA
- a CDS encoding TetR/AcrR family transcriptional regulator C-terminal domain-containing protein, whose amino-acid sequence MSSPSTPARGRPARLDRTRTVDTALDLLDEVGLDALTMRRLADAMDVQAGALYRYFATKGDLLTAMAERMLADLAATATTTATAKTEGAGDWSGELAALARAMRTALLARRDGARVYAGTHATGPHTLGFAEAVIGVLCTAGFGAEEAARTLMAVVHLTIGHTLEEQAVLRPVGSEGAADSERLRLAADPERYPRLAAVLPTLTSEDFAAHFEFGLSLLLRGLGTLDRAPTCGDAPEIYSRGD is encoded by the coding sequence ATGAGCTCACCGTCAACCCCCGCCCGCGGCCGCCCGGCCCGCCTCGACCGCACCCGGACGGTCGACACGGCCCTGGACCTCCTCGACGAGGTCGGCCTCGACGCACTGACGATGCGCCGCCTCGCCGACGCGATGGACGTCCAGGCCGGCGCGCTGTACCGGTACTTCGCCACCAAGGGCGACCTGCTGACCGCGATGGCGGAACGGATGCTCGCCGACCTCGCGGCGACAGCGACGACAACGGCGACGGCGAAGACCGAGGGCGCCGGCGACTGGAGCGGGGAACTGGCCGCCCTCGCCCGGGCCATGCGTACGGCGCTGCTCGCCCGCCGCGACGGCGCACGCGTCTACGCGGGCACCCATGCGACCGGCCCCCACACCCTCGGCTTCGCCGAGGCGGTCATCGGGGTACTGTGCACGGCCGGATTCGGGGCGGAGGAGGCGGCGCGCACGCTGATGGCGGTGGTCCACCTGACCATCGGCCACACGCTGGAGGAGCAGGCGGTGCTTCGACCGGTGGGCAGCGAAGGGGCGGCGGATTCCGAACGCCTGCGCCTGGCGGCCGATCCCGAGCGGTACCCGCGGCTCGCCGCCGTGCTGCCCACGCTCACGAGTGAGGACTTCGCGGCGCACTTCGAATTCGGGCTGTCCCTGCTCCTGCGCGGGCTCGGGACCCTGGACCGGGCGCCGACCTGCGGCGATGCGCCTGAAATATACTCGCGGGGTGACTGA
- a CDS encoding zinc ribbon domain-containing protein YjdM: MTENPLPPCPECAGAYTYEMGALLVCPECGHEWPHASGESDGSGGAAEERVIKDAVGNVLADGDTVTVVKGLKVKGSPSGIKAGTKVRNIRLVEGVDGHDIDCRIEGFGPMQLKSSVVRKV, encoded by the coding sequence GTGACTGAGAACCCCTTGCCTCCCTGCCCCGAATGTGCGGGTGCGTACACCTACGAGATGGGGGCGCTCCTGGTCTGCCCCGAGTGCGGGCACGAGTGGCCGCACGCCTCCGGCGAGTCCGACGGGTCGGGCGGCGCCGCCGAGGAGCGGGTGATCAAGGATGCGGTGGGCAATGTGCTGGCCGACGGCGACACCGTGACGGTCGTCAAGGGCCTGAAGGTCAAGGGCAGCCCGAGCGGCATCAAGGCGGGCACCAAGGTGCGCAACATCCGCCTGGTGGAGGGTGTCGACGGGCACGACATCGACTGCAGGATCGAGGGCTTCGGCCCCATGCAGCTGAAGTCCAGCGTGGTCAGGAAGGTCTGA
- a CDS encoding ScbA/BarX family gamma-butyrolactone biosynthesis protein, with product MTLSTDHSASPIATLSSALPREYVHKSAHSEVLLTGWRTVAPDEYVVTAQWPRTHSFYTPDGGHHDPLLLAESVRQTIPLLSHVAYEVPFGHRQIWDTFSYSTNPEALAVGSTPADIALHIRCSGISRRGRRLAGLTMHVTATRDGELLGTAEAGFTNQSEAVYQRLRGGNADLDEVAARTIPLPPPLTPRRVGRDRFHDVVLSPTSSTRRAQLRADVNHPILFDHPVDHAPGMLLLEAVRQAAYRSAFPRRGVLTGMEIRFFRYAELTSACWIETVPIAGDSTTPDRHPVRVVASQNGEVVFTATATINATAPAPHRIHATP from the coding sequence ATGACTCTGTCAACTGATCACTCCGCCTCACCCATCGCCACGCTCAGCAGCGCCTTACCGCGGGAGTACGTACACAAGAGCGCACACTCGGAAGTCCTTCTCACCGGGTGGCGCACCGTCGCGCCGGACGAGTACGTCGTCACCGCCCAATGGCCCCGCACCCACAGCTTCTACACGCCGGACGGCGGCCACCACGATCCCCTGCTCCTCGCCGAGTCCGTCCGCCAGACCATCCCGCTCCTGAGCCACGTCGCGTACGAAGTCCCCTTCGGTCACCGCCAGATCTGGGACACCTTCAGCTACTCGACCAACCCCGAGGCCCTCGCCGTCGGTTCGACCCCGGCCGACATCGCACTGCACATCCGCTGCTCCGGCATCTCGCGGCGCGGACGAAGACTCGCGGGTCTCACCATGCACGTGACCGCCACGCGCGACGGAGAGCTCCTCGGCACCGCCGAGGCCGGCTTCACCAACCAGTCCGAGGCCGTCTACCAGCGCCTGCGCGGCGGGAACGCGGACCTCGACGAGGTGGCCGCCCGCACCATCCCGCTGCCGCCTCCGCTGACACCCCGCCGCGTGGGCCGCGACCGCTTCCACGACGTGGTCCTCTCCCCCACCAGCTCCACGCGGCGCGCCCAGCTCCGGGCCGACGTCAACCACCCGATCCTCTTCGACCACCCCGTCGACCACGCCCCCGGCATGCTGCTCCTGGAAGCCGTGCGCCAGGCCGCGTACCGCTCCGCCTTCCCCCGACGGGGAGTCCTGACCGGTATGGAGATCCGCTTCTTCCGCTACGCGGAGCTGACCTCGGCCTGCTGGATCGAGACCGTCCCGATCGCCGGCGATTCGACCACCCCGGACCGCCATCCCGTACGCGTGGTCGCCAGCCAGAACGGCGAGGTCGTCTTCACCGCCACCGCGACGATCAACGCCACGGCGCCCGCCCCCCACCGCATCCACGCCACGCCCTGA
- a CDS encoding ScbR family autoregulator-binding transcription factor yields the protein MSERKQQRAPQLRAVQTKAAILRAAAEVFDEFGFSGASISKIMKRADVTQGGMYFHFSSKEELAYAVMVGQGEGLEFPAGEDGLQHLVDITLYLAEQLQHNPVLRAGVRLAVEQGEFGLRDDVAYQAWVLEFRQQLRFARAKGELQPDVDDHELAWVLVSSFTGAQLFSQASTGRADLPQRIASLWRYLLPAVAADDIRGGLRLTLPPTGPKPKNAPKNAPENAPTNETGSGAEKRA from the coding sequence ATGTCAGAACGGAAGCAGCAACGCGCCCCTCAACTCAGGGCAGTTCAGACCAAAGCTGCCATCCTGCGCGCCGCGGCCGAGGTCTTCGACGAGTTCGGTTTCAGCGGGGCCAGCATCAGCAAGATCATGAAGCGTGCGGACGTCACGCAGGGCGGCATGTACTTCCACTTCAGCTCGAAGGAGGAACTCGCCTACGCCGTCATGGTCGGCCAGGGCGAGGGCCTGGAGTTCCCCGCCGGGGAGGACGGCCTGCAGCACCTGGTGGACATCACGCTCTACCTCGCCGAACAGCTCCAGCACAATCCGGTGCTCCGGGCCGGTGTACGACTGGCCGTGGAACAGGGCGAGTTCGGCCTGCGCGACGACGTCGCCTACCAGGCCTGGGTCCTGGAATTCCGTCAGCAGCTGCGCTTCGCCCGCGCCAAGGGGGAGCTCCAGCCGGACGTCGACGACCACGAACTGGCCTGGGTGCTCGTCAGCTCCTTCACCGGGGCACAGCTCTTCTCCCAGGCGTCCACGGGACGGGCGGACCTGCCGCAGCGGATCGCCTCGCTGTGGCGCTACCTGCTGCCCGCGGTGGCCGCCGACGACATCCGCGGCGGGCTGCGCCTGACACTCCCGCCCACCGGGCCGAAGCCGAAGAACGCGCCGAAGAACGCACCGGAGAACGCGCCGACGAACGAGACCGGGTCGGGCGCGGAGAAGCGGGCTTGA
- a CDS encoding NAD-dependent epimerase/dehydratase family protein produces the protein MSTRRIVVTGATGFVGSAVLRRLAAQDPRAVVRATSRTPPPAATHGVRWVDADLADEQSLRGVCEGADVLLSLASYIGPDAERCAAVNSAGAAALVAEARRAGVERIVHLSTCAVYGPGPHRGQDVAELTPAPVSPASAGRLAGEGPVLDAGGLVLRAALVLGTGDRWAVPALVDAFRRVPARWGGGEGLASFVDVDDLARLIVAFALGGGAAARTTGVLHAHHPEPVRNGDLMDALAEHRVLSARPEGDWPWHRCLEALAATPGWVSERQFALLARDHWYRADAAWELAGITPGPGPLSRIGPAAAWYRERGGAAPG, from the coding sequence TTGAGCACCCGCCGCATCGTCGTCACGGGAGCGACCGGTTTCGTGGGATCGGCGGTGCTGCGCCGCCTGGCCGCGCAGGACCCGCGGGCCGTGGTGCGCGCCACGTCGCGTACGCCGCCCCCCGCGGCAACGCACGGCGTGCGCTGGGTGGACGCGGACCTGGCCGACGAGCAGTCCCTGCGCGGGGTGTGCGAGGGCGCGGACGTCCTGCTGTCGCTGGCCTCCTACATCGGACCGGACGCCGAGCGGTGCGCCGCGGTCAACTCCGCCGGCGCCGCGGCCCTGGTGGCCGAGGCCCGAAGGGCCGGAGTGGAGCGGATCGTCCACCTGTCGACCTGCGCCGTGTACGGACCGGGACCGCACCGGGGACAGGACGTCGCCGAGCTGACACCCGCCCCGGTCTCGCCGGCCAGCGCCGGCCGGCTGGCGGGGGAGGGGCCCGTGCTCGACGCCGGGGGACTGGTCCTGCGTGCGGCACTGGTACTCGGAACGGGCGACCGGTGGGCCGTACCGGCCCTCGTCGACGCCTTCCGGCGGGTACCGGCCCGATGGGGCGGAGGGGAGGGGCTGGCCTCCTTCGTCGACGTCGACGACCTGGCCCGACTCATCGTCGCCTTCGCCCTCGGCGGCGGCGCGGCGGCCCGGACGACGGGTGTCCTGCACGCCCACCACCCGGAGCCAGTACGCAACGGGGACCTCATGGACGCGCTCGCCGAGCACCGGGTGCTGTCGGCGCGGCCCGAAGGGGACTGGCCCTGGCACAGGTGCCTGGAGGCGCTGGCCGCCACCCCGGGCTGGGTGAGCGAACGTCAGTTCGCGCTGCTGGCCCGGGACCACTGGTACCGCGCGGACGCGGCCTGGGAACTCGCCGGGATCACGCCCGGGCCCGGCCCGCTGAGCCGGATCGGTCCGGCGGCGGCGTGGTACCGGGAGAGGGGCGGGGCGGCCCCGGGGTGA